The proteins below are encoded in one region of Bernardetia sp.:
- a CDS encoding TenA family protein — translation MSSWYEKINKQTDYILQEIKKHPFIIELMDGTLSKDIFNFYINQDAQYLAVYKKMLAALAIKCSDETDTQFFLKAATETIHVENALHQNFLKDSKVITTPSPSCEFYTSFLASKIYMQPTEIGLAAVLPCFTIYKQIGDYILEHQTGKANNPYQDWINTYGGEDFANSVRQAIKITDRYAQTVSEKTIEEMNLAFEKSSKLEWMFWDSAYNKESWKI, via the coding sequence ATGTCAAGCTGGTACGAAAAAATAAATAAACAAACAGATTATATCCTACAAGAAATAAAAAAACATCCTTTCATTATTGAGTTGATGGACGGAACACTTTCTAAAGATATATTTAATTTTTATATCAATCAAGATGCTCAATACTTAGCTGTGTATAAGAAAATGTTGGCAGCTTTAGCCATCAAATGCTCAGATGAAACAGATACTCAGTTTTTCTTAAAAGCAGCCACAGAAACTATTCATGTTGAAAATGCTCTGCATCAGAATTTTTTGAAAGATTCAAAAGTTATCACTACTCCTTCGCCATCCTGTGAGTTTTACACTAGCTTTTTAGCCAGTAAAATTTATATGCAACCTACCGAAATAGGATTAGCAGCCGTTTTGCCTTGTTTTACTATCTACAAACAAATTGGTGATTATATTTTGGAACATCAAACTGGCAAAGCAAATAATCCTTATCAAGATTGGATAAATACGTATGGTGGAGAAGATTTTGCCAACTCTGTCCGTCAAGCCATAAAAATTACAGACAGATACGCACAAACAGTCTCTGAGAAAACGATTGAAGAGATGAATTTAGCCTTTGAAAAATCATCAAAACTAGAGTGGATGTTTTGGGATAGTGCTTATAACAAAGAATCTTGGAAAATATGA
- the thiD gene encoding bifunctional hydroxymethylpyrimidine kinase/phosphomethylpyrimidine kinase, producing MKQTYKSVLTIAGSDSGGGAGIQADIKSISACGAYAASVITATTAQNTQGVFDIHAIPIAHLEKQLEAVLDDIHFGAVKIGMLHSCEVIQTVAVKLSEYHVKNIVLDPVMVATSGDKLITDNAIDCLKEFLPQARLITPNISEAELLVNHSINSSNFEASAQEIGRSYNTSVLLKGGHLEREEDIMLDILFNRETNSIHKIYNPKINTKNTHGTGCSLSSSIATFLCLGFELDVAIEKGCNYVNQAIEKGKNMDLGKGNSPINHFGLK from the coding sequence ATGAAACAAACCTATAAAAGCGTATTGACTATCGCAGGGAGCGATTCGGGTGGAGGTGCAGGAATTCAAGCAGATATTAAAAGTATAAGTGCTTGTGGTGCATATGCAGCGAGTGTAATTACAGCCACTACGGCTCAAAACACACAAGGTGTGTTTGATATTCATGCCATTCCTATTGCACACCTAGAAAAACAACTAGAAGCTGTTTTGGATGATATTCATTTTGGTGCAGTCAAAATAGGAATGCTACATTCTTGTGAAGTAATTCAAACTGTTGCAGTAAAATTATCAGAATACCATGTGAAAAATATCGTATTAGACCCTGTAATGGTGGCGACCTCGGGCGATAAGCTGATTACAGATAATGCCATAGACTGTTTAAAGGAATTTCTACCACAGGCAAGGCTTATTACTCCCAATATATCTGAAGCAGAACTATTGGTGAATCATTCTATAAATAGTAGTAATTTTGAAGCTTCAGCCCAAGAAATTGGACGAAGCTATAATACTTCTGTTCTACTAAAAGGAGGACATTTAGAGAGGGAAGAAGATATAATGCTAGACATTTTGTTCAATCGTGAAACAAATAGCATTCATAAAATTTATAATCCCAAAATAAATACAAAAAATACACATGGAACAGGTTGTAGTCTATCTTCAAGTATCGCTACCTTTTTATGTTTAGGCTTTGAATTAGACGTGGCAATTGAAAAAGGATGTAATTACGTGAATCAAGCCATTGAGAAAGGTAAAAACATGGACTTAGGTAAAGGTAATAGTCCAATCAAT